A stretch of the Cyanobacterium stanieri LEGE 03274 genome encodes the following:
- a CDS encoding pentapeptide repeat-containing protein has translation MQISDILKRYNQGDRDFREINLSKSNLSGMNLSYANLSRSKLTEAHLAWSDLQRCFLLESDLRGAFLYGANLSFVKLKEALLLEADLTKADLQGAQLHKANLEGATLSGAVLNWVSLYMANLPGVNLCGANLEGINLRGANLEKANLNWTNLNGARLSGANLRGAKLYGIKLKGAFLNGLDLHGVNFSAMDLEETKMSGMKLYGSDFSGSNMQSAYMRRSVLDKANLKGVVLNQGQLKGAQFVQANLMKSDLSETDLRMADLSFTNLNLVNLRGADLSNANLHGAYLWGACLDGAIVKGANFTGANLRDADLSGIDLSDAILTGATMPDGKIHV, from the coding sequence ATGCAAATAAGTGATATACTTAAACGTTACAATCAGGGCGATCGTGACTTTAGGGAAATAAATTTAAGTAAAAGTAATTTAAGTGGAATGAACTTAAGTTATGCAAATTTATCTCGTTCTAAATTAACAGAAGCTCATTTGGCATGGTCAGATTTACAACGATGTTTCTTATTAGAGTCAGACTTAAGGGGTGCTTTTCTCTACGGTGCAAATTTAAGTTTTGTGAAACTCAAAGAAGCGCTACTTTTAGAAGCAGATTTAACTAAGGCAGACTTACAGGGTGCGCAGTTACACAAGGCGAATTTAGAGGGTGCAACCCTCAGCGGTGCGGTATTAAATTGGGTAAGTCTTTACATGGCTAATTTACCGGGGGTAAACCTGTGCGGTGCAAATTTGGAGGGAATTAATTTAAGGGGTGCTAATTTAGAAAAGGCGAATTTGAATTGGACAAATTTAAATGGGGCGAGGTTGAGTGGGGCTAATTTACGGGGTGCAAAACTCTACGGAATTAAGTTGAAAGGTGCTTTTCTCAATGGTTTAGATTTGCATGGTGTTAATTTTAGTGCCATGGATTTAGAAGAAACGAAAATGAGTGGTATGAAGTTATACGGCAGTGATTTTAGCGGTAGTAATATGCAGTCTGCCTATATGCGTCGCAGTGTGTTGGATAAGGCAAATTTAAAAGGTGTGGTGCTAAATCAGGGGCAGTTGAAGGGGGCTCAATTTGTTCAGGCAAACTTGATGAAAAGTGATTTAAGTGAAACGGATTTGAGGATGGCGGATTTAAGTTTTACTAATCTTAATTTAGTGAATCTAAGGGGCGCTGATTTGAGTAATGCTAACCTCCATGGTGCTTATCTTTGGGGTGCTTGTCTTGATGGTGCTATAGTTAAGGGTGCTAATTTTACGGGAGCAAATTTACGGGATGCTGATTTATCAGGCATAGATTTATCAGATGCAATTCTGACAGGGGCGACTATGCCTGATGGTAAAATTCACGTTTAG